From the genome of Methanofastidiosum sp.:
ATTTGCAATTACTGGAGTCCCCTGAAGCATACTTTCAGCAACCTTAGTTGGAAAACCAGCTCTTGCATTTAATGTATCTGGTCTAATGAGAATCGTAAAATCTGCTTTTGCGACATATTCTAAAGATACTTCACGAGATAATGGACCATATACTGTTATACACGATTTTAAATAATTATACGACGCCCTACTAATCCCAAGTTGGCTCCTTATAGTTTCTTCAGAAGGGCCAATTATGTGAAGATGAATATGCTTTTGTAAACCTGGTTCTTCCATCAATGCTTTTATTACTACGTCTAACATATCTTTCTTTTTCCCAATGAATCCTGCGTATACTATATTTAGTTTATTGTTGTCAAATTTGCTGTCGCTAACTTCTTTTATGTAGTCTGAATCAAGTATAGTAGGTATTCTTACGGTTTTGATATTAAATTTTTTATAATACTCTTCTAGGTATGAACTTATTGTTATTATTGCATCGGCCTTTTTGTAAAGTAATCTTAACGCAATTCTATTATCCCAGTAGAACGGTCCAAAACACCCTAGATGGAATTGACTCGCATTAAACCATTCACAAACCTCAATTATTAATTTTGCAGAAGATTCATTACAAAAGTCTTTCACAGTCTTAAATAGACGGGTATAACCCCCCCCCATAATAACAACATCTGGTTTTTCATCAGATAAAGTAAGAAGCGTTCTCTTTAATTCTTTTCCTCCAAATATTAGATTCTTCAAGTTCATTTTCCAACCAGTAATTTTAGGAAAAAATGTCTCAATTCTGATTGAATCTTTGTCTAACCAAGAAATATTTCCATTCTCACCTTCTGTAGAAATTACCGTAATTTCATATCCTAAATACTCATATATTTTACAAAGATAATATATTCTCGTAGCGTAAGCAGTATTTGATGGAAAAGAGCTATTTGCTATATAAAACATCTTTTTACTCATGGAATAATCTCCTTTCAGTATTTATATTTCAATTTGTGATAGTCATCATTGGTATCGTCATTACTCTGCTTTACTTTTGAAGTAGTTAAAGTTCATTAACCTCTTAATTTTTTCTAAAGTTATAATATTTACTTTTTAAAAACCAAATGCCAAATATTATAAATGTCGCTACCGTAGACCCTCTTTGTACAAAAAGCTGATTATTAGCGGTTAAGTACAAATACATGATATTCAATGTTGAAAACATTATAAATGAAATAGGATTGTCATATTCAACTGTTTGCTTCCAACTCTTGGCATAGATATAAGCTATACACCCCATAAATATCAAGGTTCCAATAAAAGTAAAATCACTTGCAAGCCAAGGGAAAATTGTATGCCAATTACTAAGACCATCATAACCAAACGTCATTTCCATTCTTGCTAAATATGTTTTAGTATACATATCTGGTACACTTGGTATAAACTGAGAAATAATGCTGTTAAGTCCTCGCGCACTCCCTAAGAAATATGACCATTCAAATGGAAGTTGTAACGTAAGCGATAACCCATACCACCCCATTGTCGGGTATATTAGAAAAAAACCTATTTGATACTTCATGGAATCAGGAAATAAAGCTAACAATGGATGTTCAAGATTAAGTGTGATAAATCTCCCTAAATATACCGATTGTGTGCTACCCCATAATATCTTTCTATTCATAACTATAGTTGAAAAGAATAAAGTAGCAATGACAACTCCTGAAACTATTTTAATACTGTTTCCTAAGGAAAACACTTTTTTACCTTTTTTCACTTTAATTACTAACACTGCACTTAGAATGTAAATCATTACATCCATAAATGGTTTCTGATCACCAATATAGAATATTGTATATATTAATGTTAATAATATATTTATTATCATAACAACTTTAATGCTTTTCTTTGTTTTTTCCCAGTCATATAAAACCCCGCAAACTGATATAATATATAAAAATGTAGTAAACGTATCTATTTGTCTAAATATATTCTTATCAGCAAAAATTCCTAAGCTCTTTTTAGTATATGTTATTGCCATAATCGTAAATAAATTGCTAAAATCAGGAAATCCATATAGTTTAATAC
Proteins encoded in this window:
- a CDS encoding glycosyltransferase, with product MSKKMFYIANSSFPSNTAYATRIYYLCKIYEYLGYEITVISTEGENGNISWLDKDSIRIETFFPKITGWKMNLKNLIFGGKELKRTLLTLSDEKPDVVIMGGGYTRLFKTVKDFCNESSAKLIIEVCEWFNASQFHLGCFGPFYWDNRIALRLLYKKADAIITISSYLEEYYKKFNIKTVRIPTILDSDYIKEVSDSKFDNNKLNIVYAGFIGKKKDMLDVVIKALMEEPGLQKHIHLHIIGPSEETIRSQLGISRASYNYLKSCITVYGPLSREVSLEYVAKADFTILIRPDTLNARAGFPTKVAESMLQGTPVIANLTSDIGLYLKDMETGIVVYGNTVNDVIDGLRKAIALDYPSIQNMRSKCRTVAKKNFDYRCYIEKIRDLLNSINVN